The proteins below are encoded in one region of Nyctibius grandis isolate bNycGra1 chromosome 7, bNycGra1.pri, whole genome shotgun sequence:
- the JCAD gene encoding junctional cadherin 5-associated protein isoform X2 — translation MFSVEDLLISHGYKLSKNPPVSHENRYDGYRHEITGNRSAQRTLNGFEAESRSKKPLVKTNSSSTESSRGSQGRQVGPGYHHDLQGLSTFHTSEGGVYDRPQLAWSSQPKTEKDLAYWRRRGQDFSVLLGYSQKGGVEMKGLAGAPGSPRHPKESQLKVGMGTGYVRRSGLQETCEVPGDCKWQSLGMESWSQPKKVGRQMSEGDREKLLQELYSLTLGDNVLSTHNKEKSQSLPRVLSPESMRCVEMPSLTNSNNSLSITKTPSYPPNRLSVEPAKHHEMGGHFLPLVKPKYGRPLKPPSYELQRQTRAPAEPVGFQDHYQKDEPIPYLAKVNEPRQDACIQDSGLEPPVYVPPPSYKSPPHQNMTPHPLSEVPNNDACATSDQQSPAEWVVPCQRPAANTFEAGGDPCKDNHLPHGKQSHVRRPADYLCSVQYIPFDDPRIRHIKIAPPEGLQDNTKYTENACSPSSGALQERDLEVQYNSAFLDASNLSNSAKGERTSDSSTHSNRWLAPSIRDQENCALPDQRESCSTTNHSPHNEASAEYTKGKLSVRNSHMDSTCETVTKVKKFEPGTGMQSKKSSKKKMNETIFCLVSIPVKLESNLPDTDRNNNITQSPDKNGFDNNGALQEQSLLSMSSTDLELQALTGSMTNKNELQKQELWRPEEFKQMNDLRFIQPAKHRELKYSGSWPGDQYKDQQTQTSFTEEPKSPQFFHGTKPGQPSSNKLLSPKLLGCTASTIGSKQAGLHSDERSCRQNTYGMKGQMYLSQSSNSAFSRTVTSVLQASSPKAHQSQPVPAQEREINILSKGDVVKGEAGAPCNSKELFGQFLLKPVSRRPWDAISELESFNKELQEQEESTSSEEDLESAAASLQAGALTQRRASRNEKSNQEPKHSGKSATVVPEVPVFKSGRVKSKSESWSMGTEHGGEPGCIDSQGLWQPGGSSGGVGPADGSLITKMRTGEAKSRTSKQPVCMGPLKRVLSSSPSSSCHSNPFNNPVLQEMSEDQNYLDFVKLSKGATPTNDTVLERGSVVRLSLTKRNQGRSEPDLRSVGLDVAPGPGANNSDHPSNANAVEIPVNESLQARAARILGIDIAVESLLPDDHVGPHPGTSPANGAQDFESSVGSTVSDKEGKKDGSYEGRRKCGWTESALFVRVGGRSLYPDERQTTHQEASAKTLVAEQVLEQLMSPSQGEDQNLVCKSAVYQHSEKRVRSTSKVIETLQGKLTSPPSRTAMDRLVRMKEVDSVSRMRRLSIKSADSGEEVDEEKLSRVQEERGSKLASSGAVSKRVISLSENGYLGGTDKKKIDRDFSLDTYDPTKVEKV, via the exons ATGTTCAGTGTCGAGGACCTCCTGATTTCTCATGGATACAAATTGTCAAAAAATCCCCCTGTTTCACATGAGAACAGATATGATGGATACCGGCATGAAATCACCGGGAACAGATCTGCTCAGAGAACGCTGAATGGGTTTGAGGCAGAATCAAGAAGCAAGAAACCTCTGGTGAAAACCAACTCGAGCAGCACTGAAAGCAGCCGTGGGAGCCAAGGGAGGCAAGTGGGTCCTGGTTACCACCATGACCTTCAGGGTTTGTCCACTTTTCATACTTCAGAAGGGGG GGTTTATGACAGGCCTCAATTAGCATGGTCTTCCCAGCCCAAGACTGAAAAAGATCTTGCCTACTGGAGAAGACGAGGACAAGACTTCAGTGTGCTACTGGGCTATTCCCAGAAAGGTGGCGTGGAAATGAAAGGCCTGGCTGGAGCCCCGGGGTCACCCCGGCACCCCAAGGAGAGTCAGCTGAAGGTGGGGATGGGCACAGGCTACGTCAGAAGAAGCGGCTTGCAGGAGACCTGCGAAGTGCCCGGCGACTGCAAATGGCAAAGTCTGGGAATGGAAAGCTGGAGCCAGCCAAAAAAGGTAGGGAGGCAAATGTCCGAGGGTGACAGGGAGAAGCTGCTTCAAGAGCTGTATTCACTGACCCTGGGAGACAATGTACTGAGCACCCACAACAAGGAGAAATCACAGTCCTTGCCGAGGGTCCTTTCGCCAGAGAGTATGAGGTGTGTGGAAATGCCCTCCCTGACCAACAGTAACAACTCACTCAGCATAACTAAAACCCCCTCCTATCCCCCGAACAGACTGAGTGTGGAACCAGCCAAGCACCACGAAATGGGAGGCCATTTCCTTCCCCTGGTGAAACCCAAGTATGGGAGACCTCTCAAGCCTCCATCCTATGAACTGCAGCGGCAGACGAGGGCACCTGCGGAACCCGTGGGTTTCCAGGACCACTACCAGAAAGATGAACCCATCCCCTATTTAGCCAAAGTTAATGAGCCAAGGCAAGATGCTTGCATTCAAGACTCTGGTTTGGAGCCCCCGGTCTACGTACCTCCTCCATCTTACAAATCCCCACCTCACCAAAACATGACCCCACATCCCCTCAGTGAAGTGCCTAACAACGATGCGTGTGCCACCAGCGATCAGCAGAGTCCTGCAGAGTGGGTTGTCCCCTGCCAACGACCAGCCGCAAATACTTTTGAAGCGGGGGGTGACCCTTGCAAAGACAACCATCTTCCTCATGGGAAGCAAAGCCATGTGAGGCGCCCTGCTGACTACCTGTGTTCTGTTCAGTATATTCCCTTTGATGATCCTCGGATACGACATATTAAAATTGCACCACCAGAAGGTCTGCAGGATAACActaaatacactgaaaatgcATGCAGTCCCAGTTCTGGTGCTTTGCAAGAGAGAGATCTTGAAGTACAGTACAACAGTGCCTTCTTGGATGCATCAAACTTGTCCAATTCTGCAAAGGGAGAAAGAACTTCTGACAGCTCCACCCATAGCAACAGATGGTTGGCACCATCCATCCGAGATCAGGAAAATTGTGCCTTGCCGGACCAAAGAGAGAGTTGTAGCACAACTAATCACAGCCCCCATAATGAAGCCAGCGCAGAGTACACAAAAGGCAAACTCTCTGTAAGAAATTCACATATGGACAGCACCTGTGAGACTGTTACAAAAGTGAAAAAGTTTGAACCTGGAACTGGgatgcagagcaaaaagagttcaaagaaaaaaatgaatgaaactATATTTTGTTTGGTCTCTATCCCAGTTAAATTGGAATCCAATCTGCCAGATACAGATAGGAACAACAACATAACCCAGAGCCCTGATAAGAACGGGTTTGATAACAATGGGGCTTTGCAAGAACAAAGTCTCTTAAGTATGTCTTCAACGGACTTGGAGTTACAAGCACTTACAGGAAGCATGACCAATAAAAATGAGTTACAAAAACAAGAGTTGTGGAGACCAGAAGAGTTCAAACAAATGAATGACCTCAGATTTATTCAGCCTGCAAAACACAGAGAGCTCAAATACTCTGGCTCCTGGCCAGGTGATCAGTACAAAGACCAGCAGACACAGACCAGTTTCACTGAAGAACCTAAAAGCCCACAATTTTTCCATGGTACAAAGCCTGGGCAGCCCAGTAGTAACAAATTGCTGTCTCCAAAGCTCCTAGGATGTACAGCATCCACGATAGGGTCAAAACAGGCAGGGTTGCATTCTGACGAGAGAAGCTGCAGACAAAATACTTACGGCATGAAGGGTCAGATGTACCTCAGCCAGTCTAGCAACAGTGCGTTTTCCAGGACTGTCACTTCAGTCCTTCAGGCCTCTTCCCCAAAAGCCCACCAGAGCCAGCCTGTGCCTGCCCAGGAGAGGGAAATCAACATTCTTTCCAAGGGAGATGTAGTTAAGGGAGAAGCAGGCGCTCCCTGCAACAGTAAAGAGCTGTTTGGGCAGTTCCTGCTGAAGCCTGTAAGTCGCCGTCCCTGGGATGCAATAAGTGAGCTAGAAAGTTTTAACAAGGAGCTGCAAGAGCAGGAAGAGAGCACAAGCAGTGAAGAAGATTTGGAAAGTGCTGCGGCTTCTCTGCAGGCAGGTGCCCTTACGCAGAGGAGGGCGTCCAGAAATGAGAAGTCAAACCAGGAGCCAAAACACAGTGGGAAATCGGCAACAGTTGTGCCAGAGGTGCCTGTATTTAAGTCAGGAAGAGTTAAGAGTAAGTCTGAAAGTTGGAGCATGGGGACGGAGCATGGTGGCGAGCCAGGCTGCATTGACTCTCAAGGCTTGTGGCAGCCAGGAGGGAGCAGTGGAGGAGTCGGGCCAGCAGATGGAAGTCTGATAACAAAAATGAGGACAGGGGAAGCCAAGAGCAGAACGAGCAAGCAGCCAGTTTGCATGGGCCCTCTTAAGAGAGTTTTGTCCAGTAGCCCAAGCAGTTCGTGCCACAGTAATCCTTTCAATAACCCTGTCTTGCAGGAGATGAGTGAAGACCAAAATTACCTAGACTTTGTTAAACTGAGCAAAGGTGCAACTCCCACAAATGATACAGTATTAGAGAGAGGCTCAGTAGTACGCTTGTCACTAACGAAGAGGAACCAAGGGCGCTCTGAGCCGGATTTGAGGTCAGTGGGACTTGATGTAGCCCCAGGACCTGGTGCTAACAATTCTGATCACCCttcaaatgcaaatgcagtGGAAATCCCTGTGAATGAGTCATTGCAGGCAAGAGCTGCAAGAATTTTAGGTATAGATATAGCAGTGGAGTCTCTCCTTCCGGATGACCACGTTGGGCCCCACCCAGGCACTAGCCCTGCAAACGGTGCCCAGGACTTTGAGTCGTCAGTGGGGAGCACAGTAAgtgacaaagaaggaaaaaaagatggttcTTATGAAGGCAGACGAAAGTGTGGCTGGACAGAGAGTGCTCTCTTTGTCAGAGTGGGAGGCCGATCTTTATACCCTGATGAACGCCAGACCACTCACCAGGAAGCCAGCGCTAAAACACTGGTAGCTGAGCAAGTTCTTGAACAACTTATGAGTCCCAGCCAAGGTGAGGACCAGAACTTGGTTTGCAAGTCAGCTGTGTATCAGCATTCGGAAAAGAGAGTGAGAAGCACCTCAAAAGTGATAGAGACACTCCAAGGCAAGCTCACTTCTCCACCAAGCCGGACTGCCATGGATCGCTTAGTGCGAATGAAAGAAGTTGACTCTGTGTCCCGGATGAGACGTCTGAGCATTAAGAGCGCAGACTCAGGAGAGGAGGTAGATGAGGAGAAGCTGTCGAGGGTacaagaggagagaggaagcaaACTGGCAAGCTCAGGGGCCGTTTCCAAGCGTGTTATCTCCCTCAGTGAAAATGGATATTTAGGTGGAACGGACAAGAAGAAGATTgacagagatttttctttag atacGTATGACCCCACCAAGGTTGAAAAGGTGTGA
- the JCAD gene encoding junctional cadherin 5-associated protein isoform X3 codes for MFSVEDLLISHGYKLSKNPPVSHENRYDGYRHEITGNRSAQRTLNGFEAESRSKKPLVKTNSSSTESSRGSQGRVYDRPQLAWSSQPKTEKDLAYWRRRGQDFSVLLGYSQKGGVEMKGLAGAPGSPRHPKESQLKVGMGTGYVRRSGLQETCEVPGDCKWQSLGMESWSQPKKVGRQMSEGDREKLLQELYSLTLGDNVLSTHNKEKSQSLPRVLSPESMRCVEMPSLTNSNNSLSITKTPSYPPNRLSVEPAKHHEMGGHFLPLVKPKYGRPLKPPSYELQRQTRAPAEPVGFQDHYQKDEPIPYLAKVNEPRQDACIQDSGLEPPVYVPPPSYKSPPHQNMTPHPLSEVPNNDACATSDQQSPAEWVVPCQRPAANTFEAGGDPCKDNHLPHGKQSHVRRPADYLCSVQYIPFDDPRIRHIKIAPPEGLQDNTKYTENACSPSSGALQERDLEVQYNSAFLDASNLSNSAKGERTSDSSTHSNRWLAPSIRDQENCALPDQRESCSTTNHSPHNEASAEYTKGKLSVRNSHMDSTCETVTKVKKFEPGTGMQSKKSSKKKMNETIFCLVSIPVKLESNLPDTDRNNNITQSPDKNGFDNNGALQEQSLLSMSSTDLELQALTGSMTNKNELQKQELWRPEEFKQMNDLRFIQPAKHRELKYSGSWPGDQYKDQQTQTSFTEEPKSPQFFHGTKPGQPSSNKLLSPKLLGCTASTIGSKQAGLHSDERSCRQNTYGMKGQMYLSQSSNSAFSRTVTSVLQASSPKAHQSQPVPAQEREINILSKGDVVKGEAGAPCNSKELFGQFLLKPVSRRPWDAISELESFNKELQEQEESTSSEEDLESAAASLQAGALTQRRASRNEKSNQEPKHSGKSATVVPEVPVFKSGRVKSKSESWSMGTEHGGEPGCIDSQGLWQPGGSSGGVGPADGSLITKMRTGEAKSRTSKQPVCMGPLKRVLSSSPSSSCHSNPFNNPVLQEMSEDQNYLDFVKLSKGATPTNDTVLERGSVVRLSLTKRNQGRSEPDLRSVGLDVAPGPGANNSDHPSNANAVEIPVNESLQARAARILGIDIAVESLLPDDHVGPHPGTSPANGAQDFESSVGSTVSDKEGKKDGSYEGRRKCGWTESALFVRVGGRSLYPDERQTTHQEASAKTLVAEQVLEQLMSPSQGEDQNLVCKSAVYQHSEKRVRSTSKVIETLQGKLTSPPSRTAMDRLVRMKEVDSVSRMRRLSIKSADSGEEVDEEKLSRVQEERGSKLASSGAVSKRVISLSENGYLGGTDKKKIDRDFSLDTYDPTKVEKV; via the exons ATGTTCAGTGTCGAGGACCTCCTGATTTCTCATGGATACAAATTGTCAAAAAATCCCCCTGTTTCACATGAGAACAGATATGATGGATACCGGCATGAAATCACCGGGAACAGATCTGCTCAGAGAACGCTGAATGGGTTTGAGGCAGAATCAAGAAGCAAGAAACCTCTGGTGAAAACCAACTCGAGCAGCACTGAAAGCAGCCGTGGGAGCCAAGGGAG GGTTTATGACAGGCCTCAATTAGCATGGTCTTCCCAGCCCAAGACTGAAAAAGATCTTGCCTACTGGAGAAGACGAGGACAAGACTTCAGTGTGCTACTGGGCTATTCCCAGAAAGGTGGCGTGGAAATGAAAGGCCTGGCTGGAGCCCCGGGGTCACCCCGGCACCCCAAGGAGAGTCAGCTGAAGGTGGGGATGGGCACAGGCTACGTCAGAAGAAGCGGCTTGCAGGAGACCTGCGAAGTGCCCGGCGACTGCAAATGGCAAAGTCTGGGAATGGAAAGCTGGAGCCAGCCAAAAAAGGTAGGGAGGCAAATGTCCGAGGGTGACAGGGAGAAGCTGCTTCAAGAGCTGTATTCACTGACCCTGGGAGACAATGTACTGAGCACCCACAACAAGGAGAAATCACAGTCCTTGCCGAGGGTCCTTTCGCCAGAGAGTATGAGGTGTGTGGAAATGCCCTCCCTGACCAACAGTAACAACTCACTCAGCATAACTAAAACCCCCTCCTATCCCCCGAACAGACTGAGTGTGGAACCAGCCAAGCACCACGAAATGGGAGGCCATTTCCTTCCCCTGGTGAAACCCAAGTATGGGAGACCTCTCAAGCCTCCATCCTATGAACTGCAGCGGCAGACGAGGGCACCTGCGGAACCCGTGGGTTTCCAGGACCACTACCAGAAAGATGAACCCATCCCCTATTTAGCCAAAGTTAATGAGCCAAGGCAAGATGCTTGCATTCAAGACTCTGGTTTGGAGCCCCCGGTCTACGTACCTCCTCCATCTTACAAATCCCCACCTCACCAAAACATGACCCCACATCCCCTCAGTGAAGTGCCTAACAACGATGCGTGTGCCACCAGCGATCAGCAGAGTCCTGCAGAGTGGGTTGTCCCCTGCCAACGACCAGCCGCAAATACTTTTGAAGCGGGGGGTGACCCTTGCAAAGACAACCATCTTCCTCATGGGAAGCAAAGCCATGTGAGGCGCCCTGCTGACTACCTGTGTTCTGTTCAGTATATTCCCTTTGATGATCCTCGGATACGACATATTAAAATTGCACCACCAGAAGGTCTGCAGGATAACActaaatacactgaaaatgcATGCAGTCCCAGTTCTGGTGCTTTGCAAGAGAGAGATCTTGAAGTACAGTACAACAGTGCCTTCTTGGATGCATCAAACTTGTCCAATTCTGCAAAGGGAGAAAGAACTTCTGACAGCTCCACCCATAGCAACAGATGGTTGGCACCATCCATCCGAGATCAGGAAAATTGTGCCTTGCCGGACCAAAGAGAGAGTTGTAGCACAACTAATCACAGCCCCCATAATGAAGCCAGCGCAGAGTACACAAAAGGCAAACTCTCTGTAAGAAATTCACATATGGACAGCACCTGTGAGACTGTTACAAAAGTGAAAAAGTTTGAACCTGGAACTGGgatgcagagcaaaaagagttcaaagaaaaaaatgaatgaaactATATTTTGTTTGGTCTCTATCCCAGTTAAATTGGAATCCAATCTGCCAGATACAGATAGGAACAACAACATAACCCAGAGCCCTGATAAGAACGGGTTTGATAACAATGGGGCTTTGCAAGAACAAAGTCTCTTAAGTATGTCTTCAACGGACTTGGAGTTACAAGCACTTACAGGAAGCATGACCAATAAAAATGAGTTACAAAAACAAGAGTTGTGGAGACCAGAAGAGTTCAAACAAATGAATGACCTCAGATTTATTCAGCCTGCAAAACACAGAGAGCTCAAATACTCTGGCTCCTGGCCAGGTGATCAGTACAAAGACCAGCAGACACAGACCAGTTTCACTGAAGAACCTAAAAGCCCACAATTTTTCCATGGTACAAAGCCTGGGCAGCCCAGTAGTAACAAATTGCTGTCTCCAAAGCTCCTAGGATGTACAGCATCCACGATAGGGTCAAAACAGGCAGGGTTGCATTCTGACGAGAGAAGCTGCAGACAAAATACTTACGGCATGAAGGGTCAGATGTACCTCAGCCAGTCTAGCAACAGTGCGTTTTCCAGGACTGTCACTTCAGTCCTTCAGGCCTCTTCCCCAAAAGCCCACCAGAGCCAGCCTGTGCCTGCCCAGGAGAGGGAAATCAACATTCTTTCCAAGGGAGATGTAGTTAAGGGAGAAGCAGGCGCTCCCTGCAACAGTAAAGAGCTGTTTGGGCAGTTCCTGCTGAAGCCTGTAAGTCGCCGTCCCTGGGATGCAATAAGTGAGCTAGAAAGTTTTAACAAGGAGCTGCAAGAGCAGGAAGAGAGCACAAGCAGTGAAGAAGATTTGGAAAGTGCTGCGGCTTCTCTGCAGGCAGGTGCCCTTACGCAGAGGAGGGCGTCCAGAAATGAGAAGTCAAACCAGGAGCCAAAACACAGTGGGAAATCGGCAACAGTTGTGCCAGAGGTGCCTGTATTTAAGTCAGGAAGAGTTAAGAGTAAGTCTGAAAGTTGGAGCATGGGGACGGAGCATGGTGGCGAGCCAGGCTGCATTGACTCTCAAGGCTTGTGGCAGCCAGGAGGGAGCAGTGGAGGAGTCGGGCCAGCAGATGGAAGTCTGATAACAAAAATGAGGACAGGGGAAGCCAAGAGCAGAACGAGCAAGCAGCCAGTTTGCATGGGCCCTCTTAAGAGAGTTTTGTCCAGTAGCCCAAGCAGTTCGTGCCACAGTAATCCTTTCAATAACCCTGTCTTGCAGGAGATGAGTGAAGACCAAAATTACCTAGACTTTGTTAAACTGAGCAAAGGTGCAACTCCCACAAATGATACAGTATTAGAGAGAGGCTCAGTAGTACGCTTGTCACTAACGAAGAGGAACCAAGGGCGCTCTGAGCCGGATTTGAGGTCAGTGGGACTTGATGTAGCCCCAGGACCTGGTGCTAACAATTCTGATCACCCttcaaatgcaaatgcagtGGAAATCCCTGTGAATGAGTCATTGCAGGCAAGAGCTGCAAGAATTTTAGGTATAGATATAGCAGTGGAGTCTCTCCTTCCGGATGACCACGTTGGGCCCCACCCAGGCACTAGCCCTGCAAACGGTGCCCAGGACTTTGAGTCGTCAGTGGGGAGCACAGTAAgtgacaaagaaggaaaaaaagatggttcTTATGAAGGCAGACGAAAGTGTGGCTGGACAGAGAGTGCTCTCTTTGTCAGAGTGGGAGGCCGATCTTTATACCCTGATGAACGCCAGACCACTCACCAGGAAGCCAGCGCTAAAACACTGGTAGCTGAGCAAGTTCTTGAACAACTTATGAGTCCCAGCCAAGGTGAGGACCAGAACTTGGTTTGCAAGTCAGCTGTGTATCAGCATTCGGAAAAGAGAGTGAGAAGCACCTCAAAAGTGATAGAGACACTCCAAGGCAAGCTCACTTCTCCACCAAGCCGGACTGCCATGGATCGCTTAGTGCGAATGAAAGAAGTTGACTCTGTGTCCCGGATGAGACGTCTGAGCATTAAGAGCGCAGACTCAGGAGAGGAGGTAGATGAGGAGAAGCTGTCGAGGGTacaagaggagagaggaagcaaACTGGCAAGCTCAGGGGCCGTTTCCAAGCGTGTTATCTCCCTCAGTGAAAATGGATATTTAGGTGGAACGGACAAGAAGAAGATTgacagagatttttctttag atacGTATGACCCCACCAAGGTTGAAAAGGTGTGA